The proteins below come from a single Malus domestica chromosome 03, GDT2T_hap1 genomic window:
- the LOC103408098 gene encoding glycine-rich cell wall structural protein 1.0-like isoform X1 — protein MDPGGPGGGGPGGGGPGGGGWGGPGGGGWGGPGGGGWGGPGGGGWGGPGPGGPGGWGSPGGWGGPGGWGGHGPGGPGGWGPGPGGPGGWGPLPGGPGGWGFGMGGPWGLGFMGGGPGFFGGFADGLCSMISSCFYFLCCCGLLHECFGGGPHGGYGPPGGPPPY, from the exons ATGGATCCTGGAGGACCTGGTGGAGGAGGACCGGGCGGTGGCGGTCCAGGAGGAGGTGGCTGGGGAGGCCCAGGCGGAGGTGGCTGGGGAGGCCCAGGCGGTGGTGGCTGGGGAGGCCCAGGCGGTGGTGGATGGGGAGGCCCTGGGCCTGGAGGACCTGGTGGATGGGGCAGCCCTGGAGGATGGGGCGGCCCTGGTGGATGGGGCGGCCATGGACCTGGGGGACCTGGCGGATGGGGGCCAGGGCCTGGGGGACCCGGTGGATGGGGACCCTTGCCTGGAGGACCTGGTGGCTGGGGCTTTGGCATGGGAGGCCCTTGGGGTCTTGGTTTCATGGGAGGAGGACCTGGCTTTTTTGGAGGGTTTGCTGATGGATTATGCAGCATGATATCTTCTTG CTTCTACTTCTTGTGCTGCTGCGGTTTGCTGCATGAATGCTTCGGCGGAGGTCCTCATGGTGGATATGGACCTCCAGGAGGACCACCTCCCTACTGA
- the LOC103408100 gene encoding sodium/hydrogen exchanger 1-like, protein MEVSTLVRLGVRSATSEASVDSITLFVVLLCLCIVIGHLLEKARWMTESVTALLIGLCIGIVILLTTKGKSSHILVFNEDLFFIYLLPPIIFNAGFQVKKKRFFQNFMTITSLGAVGSLVSFVIIWLGSMHLFKNLDVGFLEMGDYLALGAIFSATDSVCTLQVLNQDETPLLYSLVFGEGVVNDATSVVLFNAIQKFDLSRINSTIALKFSGNFVFLLLTSMVLGAAVGLLSAYIIKKLYLGRHSTDREVALMILMAYLSYMAAELFNLSGILTVFFCGLVMSHYTWHNVTESSRVTTKHAFATFSFVSEIFIFLYVGMDALDIEKWKFVKESPGTSIGVSSILLGLVLVGRAAFVFPLCFLSNLTRTSQIDKIGFKQQVTVWWAGLMRGAVSVALAYNWFAMSTHTQQRGIAIMITSTITVVLFTNVVCGLLTKPLVRFLLPQQNHLDSMMMSSESEMSLAMPLLANEEDPKSNMSSDNIPRPSSLRMLLTTPTRSVHYYWRMFDDGYMRPVFGGRGFVPYAAGSPNENMHQPLLSEQKIVEL, encoded by the exons ATGGAGGTCTCTACTTTGGTGAGATTGGGGGTGAGATCGGCCACCAGTGAAGCTTCCGTAGATTCGATCACTTTGTTCGTGGTTCTCCTATGTTTATGCATTGTGATTGGTCATCTTCTGGAGAAGGCTCGATGGATGACGGAATCGGTAACAGCGCTTCTCATT GGTCTTTGTATTGGAATTGTTATTCTACTAACTACCAAGGGGAAAAGCTCACACATCTTAGTATTTAATGAAGATCTCTTCTTTATATATCTTCTGCCGCCTATTATATTTAACGCCGG ATTTCAGGTGAAAAAGAAGCGGTTTTTCCAGAACTTCATGACAATCACGTCATTGGGTGCTGTCGGCAGTTTAGTATCATTCGTAATAATATGGCTAG GTTCAATgcatttgtttaaaaatttggaCGTTGGTTTCCTTGAGATGGGAGATTATCTAG CACTCGGAGCAATCTTCTCGGCTACAGATTCAGTTTGCACCCTGCAAGTGCTTAATCAAGATGAGACACCTTTACTCTACAGTCTAGTTTTTGGAGAAGGTGTTGTAAATGATGCCACATCTGTGGTACTTTTCAACGCAATTCAGAAATTTGATCTCTCTCGCATCAACTCAACCATTGCCTTGAAGTTTAGTGGCAATTTCGTATTTCTGTTGTTGACAAGCATGGTGCTTGGTGCAGCg GTTGGATTGCTTAGCGCGTACATCATAAAGAAGTTGTACCTCGGAAG GCACTCGACTGATCGTGAAGTTGCACTTATGATTCTAATGGCTTATTTGTCATATATGGCGGCAGAA CTATTCAATCTAAGTGGTATTCTTACCGTTTTCTTTTGCGGGCTTGTCATGTCACACTATACCTGGCATAATGTAACTGAAAGTTCAAGAGTTACAACCAA GCATGCTTTTGCAACGTTCTCGTTTGTTTCTGAGATCTTCATCTTTCTATATGTTGGTATGGATGCCTTGGACATTGAGAAGTGGAAATTCGTGAAGGAGAG CCCTGGGACATCAATTGGAGTCAGTTCGATATTACTTGGCTTAGTTCTTGTTGGAAGAGCAGCTTTTGTATTTCCTCTATGTTTCTTATCAAACTTAACCAGGACATCTCAGATTGACAAAATCGGGTTTAAGCAACAG GTGACAGTATGGTGGGCAGGACTCATGCGTGGTGCTGTATCCGTGGCTCTTGCTTATAATTGG TTTGCAATGTCAACGCATACTCAACAGCGTGGAATTGCAATCATGATCACTAGTACGATAACAGTAGTTCTCTTCACTAATGTG GTGTGCGGATTATTGACTAAGCCTCTCGTAAGGTTCTTGTTGCCGCAACAGAATCACTTAGATAGCATGATGATGTCCTCTGAGTCGGAGATGTCTCTGGCTATGCCGCTCCTCGCTAATGAGGAAGATCCAAAGTCAAATATGTCTAGCGATAACATTCCTCGTCCATCCAGCCTGCGCATGCTCTTGACGACACCAACTCGTTCTGTCCATTACTATTGGAGAATGTTTGATGATGGTTACATGCGTCCTGTCTTTGGCGGTAGAGGATTCGTTCCTTATGCTGCCGGTTCACCCAATGAAAATATGCATCAACCGTTACTCAGTGAGCAGAAAATTGTGGAGTTGTAA
- the LOC139194584 gene encoding protein argonaute 2-like, translating into MAPGGGGGGGGGGGGGGGGGGGGGGGGGGGGGGGGPVGGGGGPGGGGRAHVNVAGESSGAAGVDSSATWCSWILCCCGCFNDTPTKPKDDTPDKPGDDTASKPLLVTT; encoded by the exons ATGGCACCTGGCGGCGGCGGAGGAGGCGGTGGTGGAGGAGGgggtggaggtggtggtggtggaggtggaggtggaggtggtggaGGTGGCGGTGGAGGAGGAGGGCCTGTAGGCGGAGGAGGAGGGCCTGGAGGCGGCGGAAGAGCACATGTCAATGTCGCAGGAGAATCTAGCGGCGCTGCAGGAGTTGACAGTAGTGCTACTTGGTGTTCTTG GATCTTGTGCTGCTGTGGTTGCTTCAatgatactcccactaagcCTAAGGATGACACTCCCGATAAGCCTGGCGATGATACTGCCTCGAAGCCTCTTCTCGTCACTACGTAA
- the LOC103408098 gene encoding WW domain-containing protein C660.06-like isoform X2 — protein sequence MDPGGPGGGGPGGGGPGGGGWGGPGGGGWGGPGGGGWGGPGGGGWGGPGPGGPGGWGSPGGWGGPGGWGGHGPGGPGGWGPGPGGPGGWGPLPGGPGGWGFGMGGPWGLGFMGGGPGFFGGFADGLCSMISSCLSFRRF from the exons ATGGATCCTGGAGGACCTGGTGGAGGAGGACCGGGCGGTGGCGGTCCAGGAGGAGGTGGCTGGGGAGGCCCAGGCGGAGGTGGCTGGGGAGGCCCAGGCGGTGGTGGCTGGGGAGGCCCAGGCGGTGGTGGATGGGGAGGCCCTGGGCCTGGAGGACCTGGTGGATGGGGCAGCCCTGGAGGATGGGGCGGCCCTGGTGGATGGGGCGGCCATGGACCTGGGGGACCTGGCGGATGGGGGCCAGGGCCTGGGGGACCCGGTGGATGGGGACCCTTGCCTGGAGGACCTGGTGGCTGGGGCTTTGGCATGGGAGGCCCTTGGGGTCTTGGTTTCATGGGAGGAGGACCTGGCTTTTTTGGAGGGTTTGCTGATGGATTATGCAGCATGATATCTTCTTG TTTGTCGTTTCGGCGATTTTAA